One Streptomyces sp. B21-105 genomic region harbors:
- the yaaA gene encoding peroxide stress protein YaaA → MLVLLPPSEGKASSGRGAPLKPEALSLPGLGAAREAVLDELVELCAADEEKAREVLGLSEGLRGEIAKNARLRTAGARPAGEVYTGILYDALGLASLDAAAKRRAARSLLVFSGLWGAVRVTDRIPSYRCSMGVRLPGLGALGAHWRTPMESALTEAAGGGLVLDLRSAAYAAAWKPKGEVAARTASVRVLHAPTRKVVSHFNKATKGRIVRSLLTAGIAPKGPAELVEALRDLGYVVEEHAPARAGAARTLDVLVDEVH, encoded by the coding sequence GTGCTGGTCCTGCTGCCGCCCTCCGAAGGCAAGGCGTCCTCCGGGCGCGGCGCCCCGCTCAAGCCGGAGGCCCTGTCGCTGCCGGGACTGGGCGCGGCTCGTGAGGCCGTCCTCGACGAGCTGGTCGAGTTGTGCGCGGCCGACGAGGAGAAGGCGCGCGAGGTGCTCGGACTGAGTGAAGGGCTGCGCGGTGAGATCGCGAAGAACGCGCGGCTGCGGACGGCGGGCGCGCGGCCGGCCGGGGAGGTCTACACCGGCATCCTGTACGACGCCCTCGGGCTGGCCTCGCTCGACGCGGCGGCGAAGCGGCGTGCGGCCAGGTCGCTCCTCGTCTTCTCCGGACTGTGGGGCGCCGTCCGCGTGACGGACCGGATCCCGTCCTACCGCTGCTCGATGGGCGTGCGGCTGCCGGGGCTGGGCGCGTTGGGCGCGCACTGGCGCACGCCGATGGAGTCCGCGCTGACCGAGGCGGCCGGGGGCGGGCTGGTGCTGGACCTGCGGTCGGCGGCGTACGCGGCGGCGTGGAAGCCGAAGGGCGAGGTCGCGGCGCGGACGGCGAGCGTGCGGGTGCTGCACGCGCCGACGCGTAAGGTCGTCAGCCACTTCAACAAGGCGACGAAGGGGCGGATCGTACGGAGCCTGCTGACGGCGGGAATCGCCCCGAAGGGCCCGGCCGAGCTGGTGGAGGCCCTGCGGGACCTCGGGTACGTGGTGGAGGAGCACGCCCCGGCCCGGGCGGGCGCGGCCCGGACGCTGGACGTGCTGGTGGACGAGGTGCACTGA
- a CDS encoding radical SAM protein, producing the protein MDPDGWSPERWRRLTELGRLKFDLLARGARLDPSAETFLFASGTGHRAGTTILRTRSGVSGGLDLALDEDLGLYVNVPVREAIAVSSPYRLEAADGRLYLSAPGRKRHDVVGVPEPEYYGRTVSDGTIPLSRIAQMCSPDRLCFGMTGPGCSFWARHKRCAYCSIGFNYDADASRKLERHFLEVVEQAWSDSVRPARHLLIGGGTPPGDDMGASLAARLTRIVKSRYDIPVYVMIAAPLHNRHIDELFDAGVDELGMNLEFWSDAAWDGFIPGKRDLIGRGRYLEALSHAARLFGPYRARSILIAGLEPVEETVRGVTRLCELGVMPIISPFRPLAGTTLADRRGLTGPEYWNLYEQCQEIATGAGLVLGPTCVGCQNNVLSLPTGLAYRSY; encoded by the coding sequence ATGGATCCTGACGGCTGGTCACCGGAACGGTGGCGGCGGCTGACCGAGCTGGGCCGGCTGAAGTTCGATCTGCTGGCTCGGGGCGCCCGGCTCGACCCCAGCGCCGAGACGTTCCTCTTCGCATCGGGGACCGGGCACCGTGCCGGCACGACAATCCTCAGAACCCGCTCCGGCGTGTCTGGCGGCCTCGATCTTGCCCTCGATGAGGACCTTGGCTTGTACGTCAACGTTCCCGTCCGCGAGGCGATCGCCGTGTCCTCCCCATACCGCCTCGAAGCAGCCGATGGACGGCTGTACCTCAGCGCACCAGGCAGGAAGAGACATGACGTCGTCGGAGTTCCCGAGCCGGAGTACTACGGCCGCACGGTCTCGGACGGCACCATCCCGCTTTCCCGCATCGCGCAGATGTGCTCGCCCGACCGGCTATGTTTTGGCATGACCGGCCCGGGGTGCAGCTTCTGGGCACGCCACAAGCGCTGCGCGTACTGCTCGATCGGCTTCAACTACGACGCAGACGCCTCCCGCAAGCTGGAGCGGCATTTCCTGGAGGTGGTGGAACAGGCATGGTCGGACAGTGTTCGCCCGGCTCGCCACCTGCTCATCGGCGGTGGTACGCCGCCCGGCGACGACATGGGGGCGTCCCTTGCCGCCCGGCTCACCCGGATCGTGAAGAGCCGCTACGACATCCCCGTCTACGTCATGATCGCCGCACCACTCCACAACCGGCACATCGACGAGCTCTTCGACGCGGGGGTGGACGAACTCGGCATGAACCTGGAGTTCTGGAGCGACGCCGCGTGGGACGGTTTCATCCCCGGCAAACGCGATCTGATCGGCAGGGGTCGGTACTTGGAGGCGCTGAGCCACGCGGCGCGGCTCTTCGGACCGTACCGGGCCCGTTCCATTCTCATCGCCGGGCTGGAGCCGGTCGAGGAGACCGTTCGCGGGGTCACCAGGCTCTGCGAACTCGGTGTCATGCCGATCATCTCGCCGTTCCGGCCCCTCGCCGGTACCACGCTGGCCGACCGGCGGGGTTTGACCGGCCCGGAGTACTGGAACCTGTATGAGCAGTGCCAGGAGATCGCGACCGGCGCCGGGCTGGTTCTCGGCCCGACCTGCGTCGGATGCCAGAACAATGTCCTTTCCCTGCCCACAGGACTGGCATACCGAAGCTATTGA
- a CDS encoding tetratricopeptide repeat protein, which produces MNAQASNHEGGGQATEAIRTRLTNEEFLRRRQLQQFTNRDAERRALAAAVKPDSQTRLLHLTGIAGIGKSTVLTAGEDYCRRHGIVYARVNLGGQRTPETILAELFEQLAATDSALPGGQTFANGSFARELARLRSVRSLVQSTESASQDTRVMAAGSYAPVRQGESAVVAERVLAEVAEIVGRGDAEFLFNPGEALTHALIEDVEAWHRGDSRVCLFFDQYEQAGTSVDEWIRNSLFPGLSSALLVFGGRGQLAPGWTRWRSMTQEIAIEPLSNGDMSLLMEKAAVRDSAIVRRIMELAAGLPLAAGIAVDLLNETGGKLELGRVQGREVVKQLVDLFLADVPQDLVTWVQRAAIVRSFNEDTLLQMATDPGFDPTPVFEHLARLSITQLHARGLAIHDAVRAFLNQDLQVRAPTRYANLHHRAYQYYSLLLGKGPSAEDQRELQIEQLYHQIRYDPDAGLVAIRELIESTTLLSQLELSEAVLSLATEATWSEAQSLWVRYMDALVRQQRNTDNRGSAQILDEILTDPRCTDPDLRVRAAAYLAMNTWYLGDFQKALHWAAVAIDNAQRVERATGFEHIAVEAKALTQDRMGQFAEAVDTQQRLLESARATGDKVAEAWGLNNLGYLKWHTGDWQEAVGHLSESRNTFEELRHPYGATYPQCHLALVHIACGQPDEARDLLQTTLELCRERGNREIEAKCLQNLSDYWLAVGDPRQAEAAALEALGISRDLDLPFYECDTLRRLGEARLRFDAAQAHADFTAGSDLAAGMHAHYTLLRCRLGQAQAELAGGSVSPELRAALLDAARDDRQGYGELRSRVAVFTGRLCLADGDAGAADLFVEALHAASTCNAVALERCAEAIIACCADAGRPDLADDVRGRWTGALTVPTTVSAVELAQARIGDLRPCLAPEVMLERMRRTSR; this is translated from the coding sequence ATGAACGCACAGGCATCGAACCATGAGGGCGGTGGGCAGGCCACCGAGGCGATCCGTACCCGGCTGACCAATGAGGAGTTTCTGCGCCGTCGTCAGCTCCAGCAGTTCACCAACCGTGATGCCGAGAGGCGTGCGTTGGCGGCGGCCGTCAAACCCGACAGTCAGACGAGGCTGCTGCACCTGACCGGCATCGCGGGCATAGGAAAGAGCACGGTCCTCACCGCGGGGGAGGACTACTGCCGCCGCCATGGCATCGTCTACGCCCGGGTGAACCTCGGCGGCCAGCGGACGCCGGAGACGATCCTCGCCGAGCTCTTCGAGCAGCTCGCCGCGACTGACTCGGCGCTGCCCGGCGGCCAGACGTTCGCCAACGGCAGCTTCGCTCGGGAGCTGGCCCGGCTGCGGTCCGTTCGCAGCCTCGTGCAGAGCACGGAATCGGCCTCGCAGGACACCCGGGTGATGGCGGCGGGAAGCTACGCCCCGGTGCGTCAGGGCGAGTCGGCGGTGGTGGCCGAGCGGGTGCTCGCCGAGGTCGCGGAGATCGTCGGCCGGGGCGACGCGGAGTTCCTGTTCAACCCGGGCGAAGCCCTCACCCACGCCCTCATCGAGGACGTCGAGGCCTGGCACCGGGGCGACTCGCGCGTCTGTCTCTTCTTCGACCAGTACGAACAGGCCGGGACCTCCGTCGACGAGTGGATCCGCAACAGCCTTTTCCCGGGGCTCAGTTCGGCGCTGCTGGTCTTCGGCGGACGCGGGCAGCTCGCGCCCGGGTGGACTCGATGGCGGTCGATGACTCAGGAGATCGCGATCGAGCCGTTGAGTAACGGCGACATGAGCCTGCTCATGGAAAAGGCGGCGGTCCGGGATTCGGCGATCGTCCGACGGATCATGGAGCTTGCCGCCGGCCTGCCGCTCGCCGCCGGCATTGCAGTCGACCTGCTCAACGAGACGGGAGGCAAGCTGGAACTCGGCCGAGTGCAGGGCCGGGAAGTGGTCAAGCAACTGGTCGACCTCTTCCTCGCGGACGTACCACAGGATCTGGTGACCTGGGTGCAACGTGCCGCCATCGTACGGTCGTTCAACGAGGACACTCTCCTGCAGATGGCCACCGATCCGGGCTTCGACCCGACACCCGTCTTCGAGCATCTGGCGAGACTCTCGATCACTCAGCTGCACGCCCGAGGACTGGCCATCCACGACGCCGTGCGGGCTTTCCTCAACCAGGACCTGCAGGTGCGAGCCCCCACCAGGTACGCCAACCTCCACCATCGCGCCTACCAGTACTACTCGCTGCTGCTCGGGAAGGGGCCGTCCGCGGAGGACCAGCGGGAGCTGCAGATCGAGCAGCTGTACCACCAGATCCGCTACGACCCCGACGCGGGCCTCGTCGCGATCCGCGAGCTAATCGAAAGCACCACCCTGCTGTCGCAGTTGGAGCTTTCCGAGGCGGTGCTCTCGCTGGCCACCGAGGCCACCTGGAGCGAGGCACAGTCCCTCTGGGTGCGTTACATGGACGCGCTGGTCCGCCAGCAGCGCAATACCGACAACCGCGGCTCGGCCCAGATCCTCGACGAGATCCTCACCGACCCCCGTTGCACCGATCCCGATCTGCGGGTACGGGCGGCCGCGTACCTGGCGATGAACACCTGGTACCTCGGTGACTTCCAGAAGGCCCTGCACTGGGCCGCTGTGGCCATCGACAACGCGCAGCGAGTGGAGCGGGCCACGGGGTTCGAGCACATCGCCGTCGAGGCCAAGGCTCTGACCCAAGACCGGATGGGCCAGTTCGCCGAGGCGGTCGACACCCAGCAACGCTTGCTGGAGAGCGCACGCGCCACAGGCGACAAGGTCGCGGAGGCCTGGGGCCTGAACAACCTGGGCTACTTGAAGTGGCACACCGGTGACTGGCAGGAGGCCGTCGGTCACCTGAGTGAGTCGCGAAACACCTTCGAGGAGTTGCGGCACCCCTATGGCGCCACATACCCGCAGTGTCATCTCGCGCTGGTGCACATCGCGTGTGGCCAGCCGGACGAAGCCCGGGACCTGTTGCAGACGACCCTTGAGCTGTGCCGGGAACGCGGCAACCGGGAGATAGAGGCCAAGTGCCTGCAGAACCTCTCCGACTACTGGCTGGCGGTCGGCGACCCGAGGCAGGCTGAGGCGGCCGCGCTGGAGGCCCTTGGCATCTCGCGAGACCTGGACCTGCCCTTCTACGAGTGCGACACCTTGCGGCGCCTGGGCGAGGCGCGGCTCCGCTTCGACGCCGCCCAGGCCCACGCCGACTTCACCGCCGGCAGCGACCTGGCGGCAGGCATGCACGCCCATTACACCCTGCTGCGCTGCCGACTCGGCCAGGCCCAGGCGGAGCTGGCCGGCGGTTCTGTCTCACCGGAGCTGCGCGCCGCCCTGCTCGACGCGGCGCGGGACGACCGTCAAGGGTACGGGGAACTGCGCTCCCGTGTCGCAGTGTTCACCGGCAGGCTCTGCTTGGCCGACGGTGATGCCGGGGCCGCCGACCTGTTCGTCGAGGCGCTGCATGCCGCCTCGACCTGCAATGCGGTCGCTCTGGAGCGCTGTGCGGAGGCGATCATCGCCTGCTGCGCCGACGCTGGCCGTCCCGACCTGGCCGACGATGTACGGGGGCGGTGGACGGGGGCCCTGACCGTACCCACGACGGTTTCGGCCGTCGAGCTCGCCCAGGCCCGCATCGGCGACTTGCGCCCCTGCCTGGCACCGGAGGTCATGCTGGAACGCATGAGGAGAACCAGTCGGTGA
- a CDS encoding TetR/AcrR family transcriptional regulator: protein MTERLTPRAREIAAAARTLLEEAGPAALTMRALADHLGIKAPSLYKHFPDKHAVEVELVAQMLQESAEALEAAEAREPGSLPALAQAYRAYALAHPHLYCLATERPLPRAALPAGLEDRAAMPLLLACDGDLDLARAIWAFAHGMVVLEIHSRFPDDAELPAAWKRGLKALHR from the coding sequence GTGACTGAGCGGCTCACGCCCCGCGCCCGCGAGATCGCGGCGGCCGCCCGGACCCTCCTGGAGGAGGCCGGGCCCGCCGCGCTCACCATGCGCGCACTCGCCGACCACCTCGGCATCAAGGCGCCCTCGCTCTACAAGCACTTCCCCGACAAGCACGCCGTCGAGGTCGAACTGGTCGCGCAGATGCTGCAGGAGTCGGCGGAGGCGCTGGAGGCGGCCGAGGCGCGAGAGCCGGGTTCCCTGCCCGCACTGGCACAGGCGTACCGCGCCTACGCCCTCGCCCACCCCCACCTCTACTGCCTGGCCACGGAACGCCCGCTGCCCCGCGCCGCCCTGCCCGCCGGCCTGGAGGACCGGGCCGCGATGCCCCTGCTGCTGGCCTGCGACGGCGACCTGGACCTGGCCCGCGCGATCTGGGCCTTCGCCCACGGCATGGTGGTCCTGGAGATCCACAGCCGGTTTCCGGACGACGCCGAGCTCCCGGCGGCATGGAAACGCGGCCTGAAGGCGTTGCACCGCTAG
- a CDS encoding helix-turn-helix domain-containing protein: MSREQASWTRARLGRQGPPLDLLTARFERHVYAPHAHEEFTVGVCVGGSEIIDYRGGHIRTGPGSIVVLAPGETHTGGPGDAVGGYAYRALYAGPALLTEGTLGGVPHFREPLLDDPELAAALRRAHRELSACPDPLEAESRLPWLLTALARRHSTARPVCDAIPGAEHIARAVRTRLADELLAPPSLADLATDLGLSRYQLLRAFRTAAGMPPYAWLAQHRVARARGLLESGLRPAEVAGLVGFADQAHLTRWFRRVLGVTPAAYRNSVQDT; the protein is encoded by the coding sequence ATGAGTCGTGAACAGGCGTCGTGGACCAGGGCGCGGCTGGGCCGTCAAGGACCGCCCCTCGACCTGCTCACCGCCCGCTTCGAGCGGCACGTCTACGCCCCGCACGCCCACGAGGAGTTCACCGTCGGTGTCTGCGTGGGCGGCTCGGAGATCATCGACTACCGAGGCGGCCACATCCGGACCGGTCCCGGCTCCATCGTCGTCCTGGCCCCGGGGGAGACGCACACCGGCGGCCCGGGCGACGCCGTCGGCGGTTACGCCTACCGCGCGTTGTACGCCGGCCCCGCCCTCCTCACCGAGGGCACGCTCGGCGGTGTGCCGCACTTCCGTGAGCCCCTCCTCGACGACCCCGAACTGGCCGCCGCCCTGCGCCGGGCGCACAGGGAACTGTCCGCCTGTCCCGACCCGCTGGAGGCCGAGTCGCGCCTCCCGTGGCTGCTGACGGCCCTCGCCCGCCGCCACTCCACGGCCCGTCCGGTGTGCGACGCGATCCCCGGCGCCGAGCACATCGCCCGCGCCGTGCGGACCCGCCTCGCCGACGAACTCCTCGCCCCGCCCTCGCTCGCCGACCTGGCGACGGACCTGGGCCTGTCCCGCTACCAGCTCCTGCGCGCCTTCCGTACGGCGGCCGGTATGCCGCCCTACGCCTGGCTGGCCCAGCACCGGGTCGCCCGGGCCCGTGGCCTGCTGGAGTCGGGGCTGCGCCCCGCAGAGGTCGCCGGCCTGGTCGGTTTCGCGGACCAGGCCCACCTCACCCGCTGGTTCCGCCGCGTCCTCGGCGTCACCCCGGCGGCGTACCGCAACAGCGTTCAAGACACGTGA
- a CDS encoding ATP-grasp domain-containing protein — protein MARGNFPAVVWIGPRAADGAVVGAGDHPVAVFSADTAQPHGPGRTAPSLETRTGVRQRWGAASVGDVVAAFGAEIRQAARRAAAVLPYTMDEALPALIGDTGAKLLGPAPRLRHWLDDKRAALQVFDGVGSPRLAYREMSARQLPSLAARDRIGRRLVVQIPRASGGKGTHFVRADAESLGRLASRLAAGTVLVTDYEEGSYSLNAHVAVLPGRILVAPMSVQLVGIAPCTSHAAAYCGNNFAAMADIGAGVVSRAREITTRVGESLAARGYRGFAGLDLLVTARPDGIFPIDLNPRLQASTRALALAERSAGNGPGFVDLAVGAELGVYGREDLDRYVAPGALAMAQLVFYNRSSYSLSRRPGAARTTAIVDGWSLTGLAPAGVRVESGAVLATATRCSSDRAPLETAAQELVVSVEDGYEAAQ, from the coding sequence ATGGCTAGGGGGAATTTCCCGGCAGTCGTGTGGATCGGACCGCGCGCGGCGGACGGGGCCGTCGTCGGCGCGGGTGACCACCCGGTCGCGGTCTTCTCCGCAGATACGGCTCAGCCGCACGGGCCGGGTCGGACCGCACCGTCCCTGGAGACGCGTACCGGCGTACGGCAACGGTGGGGAGCGGCCAGCGTGGGCGACGTGGTGGCGGCCTTCGGCGCGGAGATCCGCCAGGCGGCAAGGCGAGCCGCCGCGGTGCTGCCCTACACAATGGACGAAGCGCTGCCCGCTCTGATCGGCGACACCGGCGCGAAACTACTCGGGCCCGCCCCGCGCCTGCGGCACTGGCTGGACGACAAGCGTGCGGCGCTGCAGGTCTTCGACGGCGTTGGTTCACCCAGGCTTGCCTACCGGGAGATGTCCGCGAGGCAGCTCCCGAGCCTGGCGGCAAGGGACCGCATCGGCCGCCGACTCGTGGTGCAGATCCCGCGCGCCTCCGGCGGCAAGGGCACCCACTTCGTCCGGGCGGACGCGGAGAGCCTTGGCCGACTCGCCTCACGACTGGCTGCCGGCACCGTGCTGGTCACGGACTACGAGGAGGGCTCGTACTCGCTCAACGCACACGTCGCTGTGCTGCCGGGGAGAATCCTGGTCGCCCCGATGTCGGTCCAGCTCGTCGGTATCGCGCCGTGCACGTCGCACGCGGCCGCGTACTGCGGAAACAACTTTGCGGCCATGGCGGACATCGGCGCGGGCGTGGTGAGCCGCGCACGGGAGATCACCACCAGGGTGGGCGAGTCGCTCGCGGCTCGGGGGTACCGGGGCTTCGCGGGCCTCGACCTGCTAGTCACCGCGCGCCCGGACGGGATCTTTCCCATCGACCTCAATCCCCGTCTCCAGGCATCGACGAGGGCCTTGGCTTTGGCCGAGCGCTCCGCCGGCAACGGGCCGGGCTTCGTTGACCTCGCCGTCGGCGCCGAACTAGGCGTTTACGGTCGTGAAGACCTGGACCGTTACGTGGCCCCGGGCGCACTCGCCATGGCTCAGCTGGTCTTCTACAACCGGTCCTCCTACTCACTGAGCCGGAGACCCGGGGCCGCCCGGACGACGGCAATCGTCGACGGCTGGTCGCTGACCGGTCTCGCTCCGGCAGGCGTACGGGTGGAGAGCGGAGCGGTCCTGGCCACCGCGACGCGATGCTCCTCGGACCGGGCCCCGCTCGAGACGGCAGCACAGGAGCTGGTGGTTTCGGTAGAGGACGGCTACGAAGCCGCTCAATAG
- a CDS encoding DUF4260 family protein — protein MSTATTSSRTHTSTSTRTGSGFRGVRRAAWLANAVFWSAFAVLESVNHGWLAGGLALAFLILPDLTFLVALDEAPRMAKGQLPPRAVPYYNTMHAAVVPLALMVLYTFGPFAAWPPLFAALCGWLAHISYDRAFGYGLRTKEGFQRD, from the coding sequence ATGAGCACGGCCACCACCAGCTCGCGCACCCACACCAGCACCAGCACGCGCACGGGCTCCGGCTTCCGTGGCGTCCGCCGCGCGGCCTGGCTGGCGAACGCCGTGTTCTGGTCGGCCTTCGCGGTACTGGAGTCCGTGAACCACGGCTGGCTCGCGGGCGGTCTCGCCCTCGCTTTCCTGATCCTGCCGGACCTGACGTTCCTGGTCGCCCTCGACGAGGCGCCCCGCATGGCGAAGGGGCAGCTCCCGCCCCGGGCGGTGCCGTACTACAACACGATGCACGCCGCCGTCGTCCCGCTCGCCCTCATGGTCCTCTACACGTTCGGGCCGTTCGCCGCCTGGCCCCCGCTGTTCGCGGCACTGTGCGGATGGCTCGCCCACATCTCGTACGATCGCGCCTTCGGCTACGGACTGCGCACCAAGGAGGGCTTCCAGCGTGACTGA